The nucleotide sequence GAATTAATACTATTGAGGCTGTCACTTATTCGAATCGACTCTTTTAATCGCGGGATATTAACCGGATTGGCCCTGTTCTCAAAAATACTCTTAATGGGTAAATGTCCCTGCGGAGTGTTGGGATGCGCATCTTCGTAAAGTTGTGCAAGAATTTCGGTGAATTCTGCGAGTTGAATGGGTTTGTCAAGCTGACTAAAATGATCTACAAGCAGATAGAGTACAAATCGTTTTTGAGAGGTGTTTTCAAGATCTTTGGCGAGCTCCCACATTTGCTCATAATAAAAGGTCTCCTTTTCTGTATTACCTAGTTCGGCCTCAAGTAAGGCCATATTATAGTGATAATTCCACAATAGATCGACGTGTTCCGGTTTCGTTGCAATAGGTTCTGCTTTATTTAAATAAAAGAGCGCTTTGTCGAGCTGATTCTGAAATAGATAGGCATTGGCGATAGAAGAATTATAAATGATCATCTGCCTTTCATCATTGAGTTTTTCTGCAATTTCCAATCCGGCAAGTTTTAAATTTAGCGAAGCATTGGTATCTCCTTTACGCGACATTCGCTGTGCAAATGGAAAGTAGAGCACTAATTTGGCAAGATCGCTGCTATCTTTGGATAGCACATAATTGTAATACTCTTCAAATCTCTCACTTCCATGTCTGCCAATGATCTTGTTTATAAAGCCAAAAGCATCTTTCTTTTCTTCGTAAGGTTTTTGCCCCAGCGTTTGCATTACACTATCAATTCTGGTTTTTAAAGTGTTTTGCGAAAATGCAGATTGCGGCTGGAGAATCCATACCGCAATAAGCAAATAGAACAAATAGTTGTGCTTTACCTTACAAATCATACTTAAAAGATATAACTTTTTTAAAGTAGTCTTATAATTTTCATTATCTGGTTTTTGTGGAAATCACTAAGGTAAAATCACCTTCACTGAGTCCGTCGGCACCGGTAACTCCAATAACCACACGATACGGGTTATTTATGGCCACCAGATCGGTTACTACACGTGTATGATCCTGAGGTGCTTTACCTCTAACATTTCGTTCGCGCTTATGATCTGCTTCGCACCGTATGCAACGAGGAAGATTCGGTACCAAATCATTACTGTTTACCCCAATTTCATAGGCGTATACGCTGAAATTCGCGTTGGGGTCTTTAGGAATAACGGTTACCGTCATTTCACTGTATTTTGGGATGATTCCCGTAAAGAACAGGTGCTTTCCAGTAAATTTTTGTTGTTGGGTTGCTGGAAAGCATGCATTTGAACTGCTCCATGCCCAACTGAGGTCATCGAGTATTACCCCTTCAGAGAGATTTCCGGTATAAGAAACTTCCTTATTAGGCAATGGTTCTATTGCATATACCTTGGGTTGAGCCTGCGCAAGACAGGTGACGATCAACCCTAATATAATTGCTATATTTTTCATCTTGTTTTGGTTTTACTTTGTGTTCATTTCTGAAGAAAAAATTCTATGAAAAAGGAGGAAATATTCTTATCCCCTCCTTCTTGACTATTTTTTCTTACCGTTAATTCGGTATTTGAATTTATTTCCAACCGATTGATTTTTCATGGCAACAATGATGATCTTTCCTCTCACATTGTTTAAAGTGAATTTTTTCACTTTTCCGTTTCTATCGTTGGGAAACTCGTAAGATGCCTTTTGAGTGGTTACACCGTCTCGCCCCTGTACACAGATCACAACTCCAGTTTTTGCTCTTCCATCGTACTTATTGATGGTGATCTCAACCCTATCGTCGAAAGAAGGGGGTGTTACAAATGTGCTTTTGGTTTGTCCTGCAATATTGCCGGATTCATTTCCACCATCCAGCTCGAGAAGTCTTGGTCCTATTGTAGCTCCGCCATTTGCAGCGATCCAGTTCCAAACGTTCTTGATCTTTTGAACCTCAGCTTTAAAGGGGATTAAAGTAATATTGGGCTTCCAGGGTCCCCATTTTTCCCATGTTTTTTCTGCTAGCTTGGCGCCCTGATTGCAGTTTTGAGCCTGAGCCTGAAAATTACAGGCGAAAATGGCTATAATGATGGTGATTATTATTTTTTTCATGATCGTATATTTAAATAGTTATTTGAATTCGAATTGCTCTAAGGTACTTTTCCTGAAAAGTAAGGCCATCTAAGAAATCTATGATGTGTAAAAAATCTATGAATTCCGGTAGGAAAAGACTGAGGACTTTTGAATTGTAAATTAATTAGCAGCTAAAGCATTCATAATATATCCCAGTGTATTTCCTACAGATACATTTCGCAATTCAACTTTTAACTTCTTGTTAGAGTTAACAACAAAGATCTTTTTGTCTTGATTTTGCTCAAGAGTCTGACTGTACTGATCCAAACGCTGCCAAGAACCGTTGCTTTGTTTTTCCCATACTCGAATGTTTCCACGAGCCCTTCCATTCTTTCTCCTAACAATTATCCGAGTCTTTGGAGTACATGACCCATCGGTATAAATGGTTTTATTGGTCTGCCCAATAAGTGTTCCTTCAACTTTACCACCTGTGGTAGCAACAGATTTTTTGGAACCGTCTATTTTTAGCGTGTACTTAAAGGTATTTGCCACAGATTGATTCACGATCTGAACTTTAATCGTTTTTCCCGAAACATTATTAAATGTTCTCGTTCTATACTGTGATTCGGTGTAGTTTCCGTTGTCAAATTCGAAAACGTCCTGCGGATCGGGTTGCATAACGTTGTTTACATATACATTGACCTGAGTCTCGGCACGACCCCCGGTTTTTCTGATCTTTACAACCACTTGATCTGAGGTCGCCGTGGTTGTTAGCACCCCGGGATTGGCAGATAATACGGTACCCGATTTTGATGCCAGTGTGGTCGCACATTCCTGTGCGTTACCGGTAAACGTTAACGCAGCAATGAAAAATGCCATCATGGCAAATTTTACTTTAATTGTGTCTTGTGTTTTCATAATGAGAGATTTTAGATTCGATTAATACTGATGGTGCTAAAGTATTGTGAACTAATCGTCTCACTATCAAAGAATTCTGCTAGAAATTAAATTTATGGGAATTCATAGAAGGAAAAACCCTATGCCTAAAAAAGTACTTGGACAGCGAAGTTAGGAGTAAGTCCTAAGGAAACTTCTTTTACCTGATTTACGCGGGTCGCACCGTTTTCATCGGTGGTTAATACATATCTGATATTTAATGTATTATCGGTATCGGCAATATTTAATACCGCCAGATTTATTTTGGCATCTACTTTGTCTGAAAGTTCCCAGATATATTCTGCAGAAATGTCTGTTCTAAAATAACTGGAAAGTCGTTCGGCATTCGGACTGTCGTATTGTATGACCTCTTCTCCGTTTACCTCAATAATCTCGGCTCCATTAAGCGGGAAAGTGTTCGGTTTTCCGGTATGATAGTTAAATCCGAGAGCGATCTTAAAATTCTTAAAGTTATAGGAACCTGCAACAGTAGCGGTATGTCGTATATCTAGATTATTCGGAAAAATATTGGGTTCCAGATTCGAAAATTCGTAATCATTGATCATGTATAAATAACTAAGCCAGGCACTAAATCGCGGTGTACGACGGTTTACTGAAAATTCAACTCCCTTAACATGATACCCGCCCGTATCTCTTGTGAACTGAAACTGATTCTGAAAGCCCTGACTGGCTGCGGTAATTCCATCCACACTCTTATAGAATCCCTCTGCATTAGCGAACCAATTGTCTTTTGCATAAACCATACCTACAGACCCTTGTTTACTTTTAATGATGGGGATATCGTCATTATTAACCAAAACCCATCTACGCTTTTCAACGCCCAGAAAATCACTTTCAAAATCGATTCGTTGTGTGGTGGTCTGACTTTTAAATTCGCCCAAACCTTCGATTGCAAAACCACTCCCAACTTCCTGGTGAATACTCAGTCTGGGTTCAATAAATGTTTCCTTGAATTTACTGAAATAATTAACCCGAAATCCGGCGTTGATCACAGAGTTATTGTTGCCGCTAGGCCGGTATGCTATTCCCCCGTAAATAATATGGGAACGAAGCACATCTTTATCCTTGCTCAAAAAACGAGGCAAATTAACTTGTTGTGTGTTCGATATACCGGTTTCTGAAAAATGATATCCTGCTTTTATGGTATTCCTGTCTGAAATTTGGAGCTCCGAGTCCAGTTTTATACCTGTTTCCAGTACTTCGTTTTCCTGAAATTGCTCCTGAGTCGTAAATATATCGCGATTGATGGATTCCAAAAGGTAATAACTGCCATACCCTAAAAATGAGGTTTTAATTCCCTCGTCCCACTTCCGATCCCATGAAGCTCCGGCAACCAAAGTATTTTGATCCAGTTTACTGGTTTGGGAACTCTGTGTTTCATTAATGGTTTCAGTAAAGTCCAGCGAGTTCTGCATAGTAAGAAAATTAAGTCTTACCTTATCTTTTTCTGAAAAATCCCAAAGAAATTTGGTGCTAAAATCATAGAATTTAAAATCTTCATCGGCGCTTACCAAGGCAGTGCTATTACTGCTATCTACGGAAGTGATCTCGGTATCCTGAAAGATCCGCTCAGAATAGGTTTTGTACACCGGCGTTTCCAGCACTGTATTGATCGATGTTCGGGCCGAGGTTTGAAGTCCCATGGTTTTTGAAAGCGGGATCTCGAAGAACAGATTGGTGTTAATTAAATTGAGTCCGGCACCACCTCTAAACGTTTCAGCGATGGTATTGGTAGATCGCATATCGATAACTCCCGAAACTCCTTCGCCGTATTTAGCCGGACTTCCGTTTTTATAGATCGTTACATTTTTGGTTAGATCGGGGTTATACGCAGAGATCAATCCGAAGAAATGCCCGCTCTGATACATCTTTATATTATCCCAGAGGATAAGATTTTCATCCCGTGTTCCACCTCTAATATTGATATGCGAAACGGTTTCGTCTACACTTTCCACTCCGGGGAGTGATTGAGCAATTAAGAGCACATCGTTATCTGTTTGCCCCGGCAGCAGTCCAAAACTGTCTGCAGATAAGGTTAGGGCACCATCGGTATTCTTATCGATACCCTTAACAAATAAGGCTCTTATATACACCTGTTCCAACATATCTACGGCGGGTAACATCATGATCGACAAGCAGTCCGACCTAAGCTCATCCACCAGCAGCGTTTGCTGTTCAAAACCAACATGCGATACCGTGAAATTGGTTCCTGCTGCAGATTGCGGTAGATAAAAATAACCTTCAGAATTGGAGATCGTAGAAAATCTACTGTTTTGGCTCACTATGTTGGCTCCTTCCATAGGATCGCCGGTTTCAGAATTAATGATCCTTCCGCAGTACTTAGAAATATTATTTTTTCGAACTACCGTAATATATCGGTTATCAATTTCAGTAAAGATTAAAGGAGTGATATTGTTCAAGTATTGAAGACTTTCGTTCAGGTTTAGCGATTCTTCCGGTGGAACAATGCTTATCTGAGAAACGTCTTGCGTCGCATATGAGAATCTAACATTATGCTTAGATTCAAGATCGGTCATAATACTTAGGAGGGCTTTCTTTTCAGTGTTCTGACCGTGAATATTCTGTAAACTGAAAACAAATAACAGGGTAATAAATACCAGTCGAAAATTATTTGTCTTTAGGTGCATATACATGTACTTGGTCTCCTTCAACAGTAAATTCCAGTTGGAGGGGATCAAATACCGAGCGCAGTGCGATCATTAGATCCTGATGTGTAAAACTCCCCGAAAACCGCTTATTTACTATAGTATTTTGTGAGGTTATTTGAATTGGATATTGTCGTTGTAACTCTTCAATGACAGTGGCCAGGCTAGCATTATCAAAACTGCTCTCATTTGTGATCCAGCTTGGTGACTGTGTATTGCTTTGTGTATGAACTACTAACGTTCCGTTCTCTATTTTTAGTTTATTTCCGGCAGGAAGTTTAATAAGTGTGTCGTTAAACTGAACACTTACCAGACCTTCGTAACAATTTATATTGAAAATTGTATCCCTGGAGAACACGTTAAATTGAGTTCCCAAAACACTAACGATACCCTGTGATGTCTTAACGCTGAATTTACTGCCTTTTTCAACTTTAAAATAAGCCTCGCCTTCTAAGGCCAACGCCCGGTTGTCGTTCCATTTTTTCTTATTGTATACGATCTCTGATGAAGCGTTTAACACGACTTCGGAATTATCCGGAAGCAAAAAGGTTTCCTTTGCAGCAATTCCGGTATTTACGGTAGTATCCAGAGTGCTTACGTATAAATACCCGGCTAGCAGCACCATGACAACGGCTGCCACTCTTATAAACATACCAAAAGGGCTCAAGGTTCTGACTTTCGGATCGCCTATTTTTGCATCGATCGCTTTCTTATTGCCTTCAGCATCAAACGATGGAGTTGTGAACTCTCCCGTTACTTCGGAGATCTTTATATAAGAAGCATATTCCGGAGATTCCTTGAGCTGAGCTATTTCCTCGGCCGTCGCTTCTCCGTTTAAATATTTATGCAATATGTAGTTTTTATCCATAGTTATAATAACATTCCTAATACCCTAACAGCCAAATGGTCTTTTACCCTACCATTAAGTATTATAAATTTTCAATTTCCTTTCTCAAAGAGGCTAAAGCCTGACTCATACGCTTTTCAACTGCTTTTACCGAGATACCCAGGATTTCTGCGATCTCGGCATATTTTTTTCCATCAATACGGTTCATTAGGAAAGCCGTTCGTTGTGCTTCCGTAAGATTTTCGATCGCTTTTTCTATTTTCTGAAGGTATTCCTTTTCCTCCAACACAAACTGAGGGGATTGATTATTAACCGAATCGGGCTGAAGTTTGGCGTGCTTCAACACCACTTTTTTGTGCGCTACTTCATTCAAAAAGGTGTTGTTAGCGACGGTATATAAAAAGGATTTTGCTTTTTGAGATGTTACCTTGGCACAATTTTGCCACAATTTTATAAAGGCCTCCTGAACCAGATCATCGGCCTGGGCGCTGTCTCCACACTTATAATAAATAAACCCCCATATAGATCTGCCGTGTTCGGTATAAATTCTATTGAATGTACTTTCGTTGCAGACGTTATCTTCTGTCATTATATAATGTTCTCTTAGGTGGCTAAATATATTTAAAAATAATTATTTTTCGGGTAGGGTAAAATTGAATATACCTGTTTTATCACTAAAGCACCCAAATAAAACATGAAAGTAAACAAATCAACCGGGCTCCAATTTTTACTGATCTTTTTGTTCAGTATGCTTTTTTTGTCTTGCCAAAAAGAAGAAGAGATCTTCATAGACGATAATGAAGAAGAAACGATTACGGCAAATTCTACACTTACTAATTTGTTGATTCGAACATCTCAGAATTCAGGAGTTATAGATAATATAATTGACGGTAACAGCTGCAGTACTTTAGTTTACCCTGTCACTGTTTTTGCAAACGGTCAGGAAGTCGTCTTACAAAGTGTCGAGGATCTACAGATCGTTCAGAATATATTCAATCAGTTTCCCAACGATCCCGATACCTTAGAGATCGTTTTTCCGATTATGCTGATGTTGGAAGATTTTTCTCAGGTGACCATTAATGATCAAGCCGAACTTGACGCTTTGATTGAGGCATGTGAAAACGGAGGTGGTAATTCAGCTATAGCCTGTTTAGACATAATCTATCCGGTGACGTTCTTTATCTACGACGATAATCAGCAGCAAATAGGGACTCAAACAGTGAATAATGATCTAGAGCTCTTTATATTTTTATCCACACTTGAAAATGGAGAATTTATCAGTATCGATTTTCCTGTATCGGTTGTACTAGAGGATGGCTCCATAGTATTGGTGAATTCCAACCAGGAGTTAGAACAACTGATCACCGAATGTGTAAATAATAGTGGGGGGACTCCGGATCCTATAAATGAGGAACAATTTGAGTTAGATCTCACGACCGATGTGTGGTACATTACCTATTTCTTTGATGATTTTGATGAGACCTCAAATTATTCCGGTTATGAATTTAGCTTCGAAACGAACAATACTGCCCAGGCGAATAATGGTTCGAATACGGTTAATGGTACATGGAATTTTTCAGGCGGAGCGATGCCGAGACTCGATCTTTTCTTCGGAACCACGATACCCTTTGATGAATTGGACGAAGATTGGGAGATACTGGAAGCTACTTCAGAGATTATAAGATTAAGACATAATAGCGGAGGAACTGGCGGAATCGATCTTTTAACCTTCGAAAGATCTCCAAACAGTGGAACTAATAATACGATCAATCAGTTTATTGAAGATCTAACCACCGGAGAATGGTATGTAAATCTCCTGTTAAAAAGCGGCGATGATGATACCTGCGAATTTGCAGACTATGTATTCACCTACTTTGTAAATGGGACTGCCACTGCGGTTAGCCCATCGAATACGAGAAATGGATTCTGGACTGTGGAATCCAACAATGGTGTCTTGAGTCTGATTCTTAATTTCGACAACTCGGGAAGCGGCTCATTCAGTGACCTCAATGATGACTGGGAAGTGCTGGAATTTGATCTCGACCATATTGATCTTCGTGATACCGGCAGTGGTGGAGGGAATCCCGATCTGTTAAACTTCGGAAGAAACCCTGCTACCGGCTGTGGTGGTGGAGGTGGGGGTACTAACCCCGATCCTCAGGAACTCAGGGATTTTATGCAGGACGGAACGTGGTTCGTAGAATTGTTTTTGGATAATGGCGATGATGAAACAGCCGAATTTAACGGATACGATTTTAATTTCTTGTCCAACCAAAGTGTTTCGGCTTTCAATGGTTCACAAACGGTTAACGGAATATGGATCATCACTGTAATTGGTCAGGATCTCAACTTTGAATTCGATATGGACAGTCCGTTAAACGGTGCCGATGACGACGAATATAAGGTACTTCAATATACCGAAACTTCAGTAACTCTGGTTACTCTCGACAGTAGCAATAATATTGAAGACACATTGAAATTTAAGAAAAATTAAAAAAAAATAAAAAAGCTAGTAATGATGAAAAAGAGATTTATTGGATTAGTGATGGTGATTTCCTGGGTGTTGGTCGTAGCTTGTTCTACAGATGACTCCTCAAACCCCAACAGTGCAAGTGCAGATCAAATTGCGGAAACCGCAATGAGTGGCAGCTGGGAGATCACTTATTTTTATGATTCAGACAAGGTTGAAACCGGTGACTTTAGTGGTTTTAGTTTCACTTTTCATGATGATGGATCGTTAGTTGCGGTTAATGGCAACACTACGGTTACCGGAACCTGGTCTGTATCAAACAGCAGTAGCTCGTCAAGCGACGACGATGGAAGCTCTAATAGCAGCAGTGCAGACTTCAATATATTCTTTCCGGTGCCGGAGTCTAACAAATTTGAAGACCTAAATGACGACTGGGATATTATAAGTGTATCTCAAAATGAGATCAAACTCATAGACGTAAGTGGCGGAAATGGAGGTACCGATTACCTCACTTTCACCAAGATCTAACATAGTTGTTTCATTAAGGCACTCAACGATAGGGATTCAAATGAAATCATGCTTTTGGCTTCGATATGATAATTTTCAAGCATAAGTATAGAATGAAGATGCATCGAAAAATTTGGAAGAGATCTATATTGAGTGCCTTCTTTTAACACCACCTTTTTAAGCAAACCTACTTGACCTAAAATTCCCTAATTTTTTTGCCCCGTTTATGATCATCCGGATCCTTTCCCGGATGATTTTTTTTTGTTAAATCCCTACATTTTTTATCTCCATTCTACTTTGAAAAATCCGCATATCATTTTTATTATTTGTTCAGTAAAACTTAGATCATTACTATAAAAAATAATATAAAAACTTGAAAAACAGATTATTAAAAATTATTTCAGAATTAGGGTAGGGCTTTTTTCATTTGGTTTGTTCTATTCGTATATAACCCAAAATTAAAAATTGCTATGAAAAAATTAACCAAAATTTCCTTTTACATTTTACTTTGTGTGGGATTTGTTTTAACCTCTTGTTCGGAAGAAGAATTACCCCTGGAAGATAATGGAGAAGTTGTTGCAGTAGACTCTCAACTTACAAATTTGATGGTGCGTACCTCATCTGAAAACAATGCCCCGGATTCTATCGATTGTATCGATTTTGTTTACCCGATCTCATTTTTTATCTATGATGCCAATAATCAGCAGACAGGTACACAAACGGTGAACAGCGATGTAGAGTTGTTCCTGTTTCTGTCAGGATTAACCCCCGGGAGCACTGTAGCTATAGATTTCCCTATCTCTGTGATCCTTCAGGATGGTTCTATAGTGGAGGTTAACAGCAATACCGAGCTTGCTACACTAATCTCTAATTGTGCTTCAGGAGGAGGAAATCAAGTTCCGTCAAACCTCGAAGACATCCTTACAAGCGGTAGCTGGTTTGTCACTTACTTTTTCGACGATGTAGAAGAAACAAGTAACTACGCAGGTTATGAGTTCAACTTTAATTCAGATAATACGGCCCTTGCAAACAATGGTACTAACAATGTAAACGGTACCTGGAGCCTTACAGGCAGCAGCACTCCCGATCTTAATCTATTCTTCGGAACCACAAACCCGTTTGACGAACTCAATGAAGACTGGGATATTATTGAAGCGACCAACGATATCATTCGTTTAAAGCACATAAGCGGTGGCAATGGCGATGTAGATTTTCTAACTTACGAACGTACTCCTAATAGCGGAGGCGGTGGCGGAGGAGGAACCGGTGGTGGTTCCGGAACCCTAGTAGAAACACTGGTGGACGGTGTTTGGTATGTTAATCTTCTCGAAGATGATGGCAACAATGAAACCTGTCATTTCCAGGCTTATGAGTTTACCTTTAACGCTAATCAAACGGTAATTGCGGTGAGCCCAAACAACACAAAAAATGGTAGTTGGGCTGTGACCAACAGTAGTAGCGGACAGGACCTGGTATTGAATTTCCAGACCACAGGAAGTAACGATCCATTCGATGATCTTAATGACGACTGGGATCTTATTTCCTTTGATGCTCAAAGTATAA is from Constantimarinum furrinae and encodes:
- a CDS encoding TonB-dependent receptor; the encoded protein is MHLKTNNFRLVFITLLFVFSLQNIHGQNTEKKALLSIMTDLESKHNVRFSYATQDVSQISIVPPEESLNLNESLQYLNNITPLIFTEIDNRYITVVRKNNISKYCGRIINSETGDPMEGANIVSQNSRFSTISNSEGYFYLPQSAAGTNFTVSHVGFEQQTLLVDELRSDCLSIMMLPAVDMLEQVYIRALFVKGIDKNTDGALTLSADSFGLLPGQTDNDVLLIAQSLPGVESVDETVSHINIRGGTRDENLILWDNIKMYQSGHFFGLISAYNPDLTKNVTIYKNGSPAKYGEGVSGVIDMRSTNTIAETFRGGAGLNLINTNLFFEIPLSKTMGLQTSARTSINTVLETPVYKTYSERIFQDTEITSVDSSNSTALVSADEDFKFYDFSTKFLWDFSEKDKVRLNFLTMQNSLDFTETINETQSSQTSKLDQNTLVAGASWDRKWDEGIKTSFLGYGSYYLLESINRDIFTTQEQFQENEVLETGIKLDSELQISDRNTIKAGYHFSETGISNTQQVNLPRFLSKDKDVLRSHIIYGGIAYRPSGNNNSVINAGFRVNYFSKFKETFIEPRLSIHQEVGSGFAIEGLGEFKSQTTTQRIDFESDFLGVEKRRWVLVNNDDIPIIKSKQGSVGMVYAKDNWFANAEGFYKSVDGITAASQGFQNQFQFTRDTGGYHVKGVEFSVNRRTPRFSAWLSYLYMINDYEFSNLEPNIFPNNLDIRHTATVAGSYNFKNFKIALGFNYHTGKPNTFPLNGAEIIEVNGEEVIQYDSPNAERLSSYFRTDISAEYIWELSDKVDAKINLAVLNIADTDNTLNIRYVLTTDENGATRVNQVKEVSLGLTPNFAVQVLF
- a CDS encoding RNA polymerase sigma factor, which produces MTEDNVCNESTFNRIYTEHGRSIWGFIYYKCGDSAQADDLVQEAFIKLWQNCAKVTSQKAKSFLYTVANNTFLNEVAHKKVVLKHAKLQPDSVNNQSPQFVLEEKEYLQKIEKAIENLTEAQRTAFLMNRIDGKKYAEIAEILGISVKAVEKRMSQALASLRKEIENL
- a CDS encoding FecR family protein → MDKNYILHKYLNGEATAEEIAQLKESPEYASYIKISEVTGEFTTPSFDAEGNKKAIDAKIGDPKVRTLSPFGMFIRVAAVVMVLLAGYLYVSTLDTTVNTGIAAKETFLLPDNSEVVLNASSEIVYNKKKWNDNRALALEGEAYFKVEKGSKFSVKTSQGIVSVLGTQFNVFSRDTIFNINCYEGLVSVQFNDTLIKLPAGNKLKIENGTLVVHTQSNTQSPSWITNESSFDNASLATVIEELQRQYPIQITSQNTIVNKRFSGSFTHQDLMIALRSVFDPLQLEFTVEGDQVHVYAPKDK